AATCCCGAGGGAATTTCGGGTTAAATCCCGAGGGAATTTCGGGCTAAATCCCGATGGAATTTCGGGTTAAATCCCGAGGGAATTTCGGGCTAAGTCCCGATGGAATTTCGGGTTAAATCCCGAGGGAATTTCGGGAATATCTGGGGTaaaaaggggggagaaaaatggggaaaaataggagGGAAAATCTGAGGCGGGGGTGGGGATGATTCCCGGCGGAATTTCGGGAAtattgggggggaaaatggggattaaATCCTGGCGGAATTTCGGGAAtattgggggggaaaatggggattaaATCCTGGCGAAATTTCGGGAAtattgggggggaaaatggggattaaATCCTGGCGAAATTTCGGGAatattggggggaaaatggggactAAATCCCGGCGAAATTTCGGGAatattggggggaaaatggggattaaATCCCGGCGAAATTTCGGGAatattggggggaaaatggggattaaATCCCGGCGGAATTCCGGGAatattggggggaaaatggggattaaATCCTGGCGAAATTTCGGGAAtattgggggggaaatggggactAAATCCCGGCGAAATTTCGGGAatattggggggaaaatggggattaaATCCCGGCGGAATTCCGGGAATATTGGGGGGGGATCGGGGCCTGAAATCCCgagaaaaaattgggaattttgggggaataaCGGGAGGAtaccgggggggtcccgggaatACCggaggggggtcctgggggggggatcctgaggggatccgggggggttctggggtggggggtcccgggggggctccTGAGGGGGGTCCGGGGCtaccgggggggtccccggggggctcctgggggggtccggggCTACCGGGGGGGATCGCGGGGGGAGGATCCTGAGGGGatccggggggtcccggggggctccggggttaccggggggtcccggggggggtcccgggggggtcctggggggggtccggggggtcccgggggggtcccgggtccGGTCCGGGCCCGTTCGGCGCTTCCGGGCGCGGCCTGGGCAATGCGCACGCGCAGGGCGCCGAGTCGAGCGAGGAGAGCGCGCTCAGCCGAGTGCCGAGCGCGTCGGCGCCCCGCCCCTTTTCGCTTCTCGACCAATCATAGCGCAGCACAAGCGAGGCTCGGCTTTGATTGACAGCATAACCGACCAATCAGCTGCATCATAGAAGTGATCGACAGCTCTCGCAGCCAATCAGCGCGGGTTTATTGCCATCGCTACAGGTACACTGAGGCACGGCGCGGTTCCACAgcgggaattcccaaaattcccaccggGATTTAAGGAAAAGGACGGAGAGAGGCGGTCGTACCTGTCCGGGAGCGGGGGAAAATGAGGCGCGAAGTGGTTCCAGAGTGAGATTCCCAAAATTGGATTTTGGGCGTTTCGGGTTTGTACCTTccagggggaaactgaggcacggagtGGTTCCATAggggaaattcccaaattcctgggatCTGAGGGGACTGGGACGATTCCAGACTgggaatccccaaaaattccccactGGGATTGAAGCGGGATCGTTGCTTTTCCCAGGGGGAACCTGAGGCACGgggaaaattcccaaattcctgcgATTTTTTGAGGAGCGGGTCATACCTTccctggggaaactgaggcacggagtGGTTCTACgggaaaattcccaaattcctgcgATTTTTGAGGGGGAGTTCGTACCTTccctggggaaactgaggcacgggagTGGCTCCACgggaaaattcccaaattcctgcgATTTTTGAGGGGGAGTTCGTACCTTccctggggaaactgaggcacgggagTGGCTCCATgggaaaattcccaaattcctgcgATTTTTGAGGAGCGGGGTCGTACCTTccctggggaaactgaggcacgggcaaattcccaaatccctggaattttttttttttttttgggaagtgtgtgtgtgtggggggggttCGTACCCgcctggggaaactgaggcacggggcgAGAaggatcccccccccccccaggaaaATTCCCAACTCCCTGCGGATTTCCGCTTTTCCCGGAGGAACGGAGGCACCGCTGCCTCTTCCCGGCGCGGAATCCCGGGAATCACAACCCCGAGCTCCCGTTCTTGCCCCCGAACTGCCTCCGATCCAGCAGATCCTTGTACTGCAGCTCCGGCATCGCCATCCGCACGCACAACTCCCGCTCCTCCTCGGCCAGCCCTTCCTTCAGGGCGAATCCCAGGATTTTCCCCCCTCCCGGCGGCTGGAAGGGACGGAGATTCCCGTCGGGAATGGCCTGAGCCGGGATGGGCCCCCCACCCCTCAAACATCTCCCGGCCAAGAATTCCCGGCGCTGCCGGAGCCGGGAGACCTCGCGCCGGAGGCGGGAGATGCCGAATTTCTCGGCTCTCCTCCAGAAGCTGCGGTTGAGGTGCGAGTAGAGCGCCCAATCCAGGGAATTCCAGGCTCGGAGCCGCCGCGCCTGGGCCGGGGACAGCTCGGCGGGGGCGTCCCGGGAGTTGTGGGCGAAGGTGGCCATGGAATCCCGCGGCCAGCACAGCTCGTCccgcagcagcaccagggactcGTCGAAGTTCTCGGCCAGCAGCACCAAGGGGAAGACGCGCTCCAGGCCGGCCAGAAGCTCCGGGATGCGGCCCGGGGCCACCGGATCGGGCAAGCCGAAGTCGAACCACTGCAGGTTGCGGGCGTAGTGGTTGCCACGGAGGCCCGGGCGGAAGAAGCGCGAGGGGGAGGCCGCGAAGGCGGCGAGCGAGGGCGAGCGGCGGaaggcgggggcggcggcgcggaaGTAGGAGAAGGCGGAGGCGGCCAGCGTGCCGGGGTCGCGCACGATGGAGAAGTAGAAGGAGTCGTTGGGCATCACCTTCTGCACCTAAGGGAgattgagggattttttttggattttttgggattttttttggaattttttggggattacttttggatttttttggaatttttggggaattttggagattttttcagaattttttagggtttttttttggatttttttggatttttttggaattttttgggaattttttgggatttttggggagtttttttggattttttttgggattttttggggatttttttggatttttttggggattttttcagatttttttcagaattttttcaggaattttttgggattttttggggatttttttgggaattttttgggattttttcggatttttttttaatttttttggggattttttcggaattttttgggatttttttcggaattttttggggatttttttggatttttttttagatttttttgggttttctcaggctttttttgggattttttagggatttttcgcGGGACTTTTCAgaaggtttttggggatttttttacaaTATTTTGGGGACCATTTCAGGCGGTTTTGGGGAAggtttgtgaatttttggggctgttttggggattCCCGAGCGGCGGAAGGCGGAAGGAGGAGAAGGCGGAGGCGCCCAGCGAGCCGGGGTCGCGCACgatggagaaggaggaggaggcgtTGGGCAGCACCTTCTGCACCTAagggagattttttgggaattttttggggattttttttggattttttggggatttttgggggttttttttgggaatttttcgggattttttgggaatttttcgggattttttgggaatttttttttatttttaggtttttttttgggatattttttggaattttttgggaattttttggggattactattggatttttttggaatttttggggaattttggggtattttttcagaattttttagggtttttttcggatttttttggatttttttggggatttttttggaatttttttggatttttttgggaattttttgggagtttttttggatttttttggaatttttttgggatttttttgggatttttttggattttttggggattttttcagaatttttttggatttttttggggatttttttgggattttttcggatttttttttgattttttttgggatttttttggaatttttccgaattttttgggattttttggggattttttggggatttttttggattttttggggtttttttgggaattttttgggaattttttggggattttgggggattttttgggattttttttggatttttggggggggggttgagatttttttttttattttttcgggtttttttgggatttttttggaatttttcaggattttttgaaaattttttttgattttttagaggggttttttttgatttttccggaattttttgagattttttggggattaattttggatttttttggaattttgggggattttttggggatttttttggaatttttgggggattttttcggattttttgggaattttgggggatttttttggaatttttggggattttttcggattttttttgattattttttgaattttttcggaatttttttgggaatttttttggaattttttgggattttttggggattttttaggaaattttttgagatttttggatatttttttttattttttcaggctttttttggattttttaaggattttttttttatttttgggggattttttgagattttttgttgaatttttttgcttttttggggattttttttggaaatttttggggattttttagggattttttttaattttttgggggattttttgggaaatttttttgatatttttgggcttttttgggcttctttttggatttcttttggatttttagggacttttttgggggttttttgggaatttttagagttttttgggggatttttttggattttttttgaaatttttttgatttttttttgtttttttgggtttcttcaggatttttttttggaactttttcagggtttttttattttgggaggtttttttgaaattttttagtttttttggctttttttgggcattttttcaaaaaattttcggggttattttggggtttttgggggattttttttggttttttggggttctgttttgggatttttttacggttttttcatgatttttttaatgattttttttggtttttttttacttttttttgattcttaatatttttgtggattttttgggtttttttgtaatattttttgaatttttggggttttttgggggattttttcaaatatttcttgggttttttaaatgatttttttgggatattttccagattttttgggggttcttttgtgaatttttgggaattcccttttccccaccccGCCCTGCTGcgaaacacccccaaacccaccccaaaaataccccaaaaaaacccccaaaaatccccaaaaaatcccccccaaaaatcccacaaaagttcccaaaaaaatcccaagaaattccccaaaaatccccccaaaatcccaaaaaaatcctcaaaaaatcccaaaacgtcccccaaaaaaatttaaaaaatgcccaaaattccccaaatcccccaaatccaagaacatcccaaagaaaacccctgaaaacccccaaaaatccccaaaaatccaccaaaaaaacccaaacaagcccccccaaaaatcccaaaaatgtccccccaaaaaaacccccaaaaatccccaaaatccccccaaaaatcccaaaaaatcgcaaaaaaaaaccccaaaaatccccgaaaaattcccaaaaaatctccaaaaaatctctaaaaaatctcaaaaaaatcccccaaaaatcccccaaaaatccaaaaaaaatccccaaaaaatccccaaaaaatctccaaaaaatccccaaaaaatctccaaaaaaccccaaaaaaatctccaaaaaatccccaaaaaatctccaaaaaaccccaaaaaaatctccaaaaaaatcccccaaaattcaaaaaaaataccccaaaaatcccaaaaaaaccccaaaagtccccaaaaaatctcaaaaaaatccccaaaaaatctcaaaaaatcccccaaaaatttcaaaaaaatgccaaaaaaatgccaaaaaaaatccctaaaaatccccccaaaatccccaaaaaatctcaaaaaaatctccaaaaattccaaaaaaatccccaaaaaatccccaaaaaacccaaaaaaatccctaaaaaatccccaaaaaatccccaaaaaatccccaaaaaatttcaaaaaaatcccccaaaaatctccaaaaaatccccaaaaaatccctaaaaacccccaaaaaatcaaaaaaaaaatcccccaaaaatccccaaaaaatcccccaaagtccccaaaaagtctcaaaaaaatccccaaaaaatccctaaaaaatcccaaaaaatccccccaaaaatccccaaaaaatctcaaaaaaatctcaaaaagatccccaaaaaat
This genomic window from Aphelocoma coerulescens isolate FSJ_1873_10779 unplaced genomic scaffold, UR_Acoe_1.0 HiC_scaffold_205, whole genome shotgun sequence contains:
- the GAL3ST4 gene encoding galactose-3-O-sulfotransferase 4, which gives rise to MKPPPGCRRLSPLGVALGVFVTVGFTLGLLGGPFRRRAAPPPPGRAACRPRSHVVFLKTHKTGGSSVVNVLSRYGESRQLRFALPHRYQFGYPAPFRAERVRGYRPGARGQFDILCHHMRFDLAEVQKVMPNDSFYFSIVRDPGTLAASAFSYFRAAAPAFRRSPSLAAFAASPSRFFRPGLRGNHYARNLQWFDFGLPDPVAPGRIPELLAGLERVFPLVLLAENFDESLVLLRDELCWPRDSMATFAHNSRDAPAELSPAQARRLRAWNSLDWALYSHLNRSFWRRAEKFGISRLRREVSRLRQRREFLAGRCLRGGGPIPAQAIPDGNLRPFQPPGGGKILGFALKEGLAEEERELCVRMAMPELQYKDLLDRRQFGGKNGSSGL